The Amycolatopsis japonica nucleotide sequence AGGATTTCCCTACCGCGGGCCATCTGGTGCCAGAATCGGCCATGGATGTGGCGGTAGTCGGCAGTTCCAACCCACTTCTTGTCTGAAAGGGCCGGTGGGTGCGATGGTGTGCGTCGTGAGCGCGATCAACGATCTGCCGGCCACCGTTCAGGCCGAACTGCTGGCCTCCGGAGAGTTGTCGGCGAGGGAACTGCTCGACGCCACCCTCGACCGCGTGGCGGCGGTGAACCCGGTGCTGAACGCCGTCGTCAGTATCGACGAGGAGCGGGCGTGGGCCGCCGCGGCGGCGGCCGACGAGGCACGGGCCGCCGGTCGGTCGCTCGGGCCGCTGCACGGGCTTCCGCTCGCGATCAAGGACCTCCACGCGACGGCGGGGATGCGCACCACCTTCGGCTCGCCCGCGTTCGCGGACAACGTTCCCGACGCCGACGAACTCGTCGTCGCCCGGATGCGCGCGGCCGGGGCGGTCGTCTTCGGCAAGACGAACGTGCCCGAGTTCGGCGCCGGTTCGCACACCTTCAATCCGGTGTTCGGTCTGACCCGCAATCCCTACGCGCCGGACCGTTCGGCGGGCGGTTCGAGCGGAGGCGCCGCCGCGGCGCTCGCGGCCGGGATGACGTCGCTGGCCGACGGCAGCGACATGGGCGGATCACTGCGGAATCCCGCCTCGTTCTGCAATGTCGTCGGCCACCGGCCGAGTCCGGGGCGAGTGCCGACCTGGCCGGCCAAGGACGCCTGGTTCACCCTCGGCGTGCAAGGCCCGATGGGACGCACGGTCGCCGACACGGCGCTGCTGTTGTCCGTCCAGGCGGGCCCCGACGATCGCGCGCCGCTGTCGCTGGCCGAGCCCGGCAGCGTGTTCACCGCCGGACTGCCGACCCGGTTGCACGGCCTGCGGATCGCGGTTTCGCCCGATCTGGGCGGCCTTGTGCCCGTGGACGCCGACATCGCGACGGTCGTGGAAGGACAGGTGGACTTGCTGCGCCGGCTCGGCGCCGAGGTCGTCTCCGGCTGCCCGGATCTGACCGGGGCGGAAGAGGTGTTCCAGACCTTCCGCGCGCTGAACTACGCGCAGTCCGCCGGCGACCTCGTCGACAGCGAGCCGGACAAGGTCAAGCAGACCGTCCGCTGGAACGTCGCGAAAGGACGCGCGCTCACCGGAGCGGACATCGCGACCGCCAACCGGCTGCGCACCGAACTGTTCCACCGCGTACGTGCCTACTTCGACGATGTGGACGCCGTCGTTCTTCCCGCCAGCCAGGCACTTCCGTTCGACGCGGAGCTGGAGTACCCCAAGATCGTCGGTGGGACCGAGGTCGAGAACTATCTGCACTGGATGCGCGCGGCCTACCTGATCTCGGCCACGGAATGCCCGGCCACGGCCGTCCCGGCGGGGTTCACCGCCGACGGGCTGCCGATCGGGGTCCAGGTGGTCACACCGCATCACACGGATCTTCGCGCCCTCGGGATCGCGCACGCGCTGGAGAAGGCGAACGGTCACACCGCTCGCAGACCGGCCTGACCGTCTCATGGTGGTGCCAGCGCTACCACGAGTCTTCCCTCACGCGGGATCGATCACGGCCCTCGCCGCCCGTAGGTTTTGGCGAGAGAGATCACCACCGCTAAGGGGAAACGATGAATTCAGGGGGCGCGTGCGCCTTGTCGCTGGACTCCGTGAGCAAGGTCTACGGATCCGGTGACGGCGCGGTCACGGCTTTGAACGGGGTGACCGTCGAAGTGCGCCGGGGCACGTTCACCGCGGTGATGGGACCGTCGGGCTCGGGCAAGAGCACCTTCCTGCACTGCGCGGCCGGGCTGGACAAGCCCAGCTCGGGCCGGGTGCTGCTGGGGGACACGGAACTGAGCAGGATGCGGGAGAAAGCGCTCACCGAGCTGCGGCGGACCCGCATCGGGTTCATCTTCCAGGCCTACAACCTGCTGCCGTCGCTGAACGTGCTGCAGAACATCACGCTGCCACTGCGGCTGGCCGGGAAGAAGCCGGACCCGCAGTGGCTGCGCGAGATCGTCGAGGGCGTGGGGATCGCGAAGCGGCTCGAACACCGTCCGTCCGAACTGTCCGGTGGCCAGCAGCAGCGGGTCGCGATCGCCCGCGCGCTGGTCACCCGGCCGGAGGTCGTCCTCGCCGACGAGCCGACCGGGGCACTGGACACCCGCACCGCGAAGCAGGTCCTCGACCTCCTTCGCTCCATTGTGGACGGCATGGGGCAGACCGTGTTGATGGTCACCCACGACCCGGTCGCGGCGTCGGCCGCGCACAGCGTGCTCTTCCTCGCCGACGGCAAGCTGGCCGGCCACCTCCCGGCGCCGACGCCGGAACGGGTCGCCGAGCGCATGACCCACCTCGGGGAGTGGTGACGTCATGTGGGATTTGGCCTGGCAGACGACGAAAACCCGCTTGAGCGGTTTCGTCGGCGCGTTCGTCGCGATCCTGTGCGGGACGGCGCTGGTCGCCGGCTGCGGCGTCCTGATGGAATCCGGACTGCGCGCCGGCGTCCCCACCCAGCGGTACGCCGACGCGGCGGTCGTCGTGGGCGGCGGGCAGACGGTCGCACCGCCCGGGACCGGCGCGCTCGACGGCCAGCAGGTCGCCGAGCAGGCGACGGTGCCGGTGACGCTCACCGGCGCGATCACCGCGGTGCCCGGCGTGCGTGGTGTGGTGGCGGAGCAGAGCTTCCCGGCCACCGTGGTGACCGCCGACGGCCGGCCGTTGACCGGGCCGGAAGGCGGCCAGTCGCTCGGCCACAACTGGGACGCCGCCGTGCTGGCGCCGTTCTCCTTGCGTGACGGCCGCGCGCCCGTCGGTGCCGACGAGGTGGTCCTGGACGCGGACCTCGCGTCACGGAGCGGCGTGACCGTGGGGCAGCGGGTGAAGATCGCCGTCCGTTCGGCGCCGGTCGAGTTCCGGGTCTCCGGGATCGCCGCCCCGAAGACGGGCGACGGCCTCACCCGGCAGTCCGCGCTGTTCTTCTCGCCGGAGAAGGCCACCGAACTCGCCGGGATCCCCGGACAGGCGCACGCGATCGGCGTGCTGGCGGAGCCGGGTGTCACGCCGGGCGACCTCGCCGAAAAGATCAGCGCCGCGGTCGGCGACAAGGTGACGGTGGCGACCGGGGTCGAGCGCAGCACGGTCGAGTTCCTCGACGTCAGCCAGACCCGGATGCTGCTGATGGCGCTCGCGGGATCGTTCGGCGGGTTCGCGCTCCTCATCGCGGTGTTCGTCGTGGCCAGCACCCTGGCGCTCGTCATCAACCAGCGCCGCCGGGAGTTCGCCCTGCTGCGGGCGATCGCGGCGACACCGCAGCAGATCCGCAAGCTCATCGGCGCCGAGACGATGATCGTCGCCTCGGTCGCGGGGGTCCTGGGCAGCGGTCTCGGGGTCGCGGTGGGCTTCGGCCTGCGGAACGCCTTCGGTGCCATCGGAGTGATCCCGCCGGACTTCGAACTGGCGATCAGCCCGATCCCGCTCGTCGCCGCGCTGGTGCTGGGCCTGGGCACGGCGCGGTTGGCCGCCTGGTCGGCTTCGCGGCGCCCGTCGTCGATCCGGCCGGTGGAGGCACTCGGCGAGGCCGCGGTGGAGCGGCGCGAACTCGGCAGGGTGCGCCTCATCGTCGGCTGCGCGCTGGTGGTGACCGGTCTCGCCGGGTCGATGGTCCCGATTTTCGTGCGCGGTGAGGCGGGATTGGCGGCTTCGGGCAGTTCGGCGCTGGTGATCGTGATCGGGCTGGGCGTGCTCGGCCCGAAGGTGGTCGCCCTCATGACGCGGCTGGTCGGCCCGGTGCTGAACCGGACTTCGCGGATCAGCGGCTATCTGGCCGCCGCGAACAGCCAGGCCAATTCGCGACGGCTGGCGGCCGCGGTGACGCCGGTGATGCTGGCGGTGTCGTTCGCGCTGACGATGTTCTACAGCCAGACCTCGGCTGCCGCGGCACGCCAGGAGGAGACCGTCGAGTCGACCACGGCCGACTACGTGCTCGCCAGTGGTACCGGCGGACTGTCCCCGGAGGTCGCCGAGGCGGCACGGCGTGTCCCCGGCGTCTCCGCCGCGACGCCCGTGGTGCGCACCGAGGTGCTGAACACGGTGCAGGAGCAGGACAAACTGCGCGTCGAGCGGTACGCGGCGCAAGGTCTGGACGGCGCGCAGGTCCGAGGGAACGTCGATCCGGGTGTCGTCTCGGGCAAGATCACCGACCTGACCGGGAACACCGTGGCGATGAGCGAATCGGAAGCCGACTGGTACGAGAAGAAGGTCGGCGACGAGGTCGAGTTCTTCTTCGGTGACGGCGCTCCGGCGAAGCTGCGGCTGGTCGCCACCTACACCCGCGAGCAGGCCTTCGGTCGGTACGTGCTCCCCGCCGAGCTCGCGAGGGCGCACACCGGCGACCGGATGGACGATGCGGTGTTGGTGCGGCAGCAACCCGACGCGGATGCCGCCGCCGTGACCGCCGCGCTGAACGAACTCGCGGTCCGGTATCCGGGGCTGGCCGTGACACCGGGATCGGCGGTGGCCGCACCCGCGAACGGGCAGCAGGACGCCCAGTTCTACGTGAACCTGGTCGCCGTCGGGGTGATCCTCGGCTACGTCGTGATCTCGGTGGCGAACACGCTGGTGATGAGCACGGCGCAGCGCTCGCGGGAGTTCGCGCTGCTGCGCCTGATCGGCACGACGAAACGCCAGGTGGTGCGGATGATGCGGTTCGAAGCACTGGCGACGGTCGGGGTCGCGGCCCTGCTGGGCACCGTGGTGGCGGGGATCCCCCTGATGCTGCTGAACCTCGGCCTGCGCGGGACACCGCTGCCGTCGGGCACGGTCACCGTCTTCGGCGGGGTCATCGCCGGGGCGATCCTGCTCGGGCTGGTCTCGCTCGGCCTCGCCACCCGCGTGGCGCTGCGGTCGAAGCCGATCGAGGCCATCGGTCTCCGCGAATAGCGCGTTCCCGTCGTCCGGTCAGCCCTCCGCGGCGGGCCGGACGGCGGGGATCTTCCCGCCGCGGAAGGCGTCCACGAACAACCGGTGGTCGTCGCGCGACTGCTCGGCGTAGGCCATCCCGAATTCGGTCAGCGTGCGGACGAACTCGTCCTCGCGGTCGCCGATGACCGCGGCGATGGCCTCTTCGCTCTGGAAATCGACCAGCGTCTGCTCGGAGTCCGAATCGGACACGCAGTGCATCTTCGCGGTGGCGCGGCCGAGATAGTCGAGGACCGGCCCCATCTCCGACGGTTCGGTCAGCTCGGACCAGTCCAGATCGTCGACGTAGGGCGACAACTCCGAGACGACGAACCCGGTCCCGTCGATCTCGGTGTACCCGAGCCACGGGTCCGCGTGCGCCTGCAACGCGCGCTGGGAGACGGCGGTGCGGTGCCCCTCGTTGGTGAAGTAGCCGCGGATGCGCTCCTCGGCGACGATGCGGCTCGGCGCCGCGACGTTCCCCTGTTTCATCGACAGGACGACGTCGTTCTCGAGCGCCTGGGTCCGGCCTTCGACGAGGATGTTGTACGCGGGCAGCCCGGCGGAGCCGATCCCGAATCCGGTCCGGCCGACGATGTCCTTGACCCGGTAGGTGATGCTGCCGAACCGCTTGTTCTCCGGGATGGTGTCCAAATAGGACTCGAAGGCCCGGATCGCGATTTCGCGTTCGGCCTGGTCGAGGACGCGGACGCCCGGCCCGTGCCGGAACCTGCGGTCGTAGTCCTCCACGGTGGTCAGCTCGTCGAGCAGATCGATCCGGGTTTTGAGCCGGGCCCTGAGCAGGACGTTGTGCAGGACACCCTCGGTGCTGTCCAGCTGGAGCCGGACGAGTTCGTCGCCGGGTCGCTCGGCGTACTCGCGGACCTGTTTGACGTAGGCGCGCAGATAGGTGCCGATCAGCGCCTCGATGTCGTCGTCGGAGATCGCCTTGCTCCACGCCAGCAGCGCGACACTGGCGGCCAGCCGTTTGAGGTCCCAGGTGAAGCAGCCGAGATAGGCCTCGTCGAAGTCGTTGACGTCGAACACGAGCGTCCCGGACGAATCCATGTAGCTGCCGAAGTTCTCGGCGTGCAGATCGCCCTGGATCCACACGCGGCCGGTCTCGGCGTTCGACCACGGATCGTCCTCGTGCGCCATGTCCGCGTAGAACAGGCACGCCGAGCCCCGGTAGAAGGCGAACGGGGCGGCGGCCATCTTGCGGAACTTGCGGCGGAACGCGTCGGCGTCCGCGCGCATGAGATCTTCGAAGGCCTCCACCAGCACTTCGACGATCCGCGCCTGACGAGCGTCCTCGCCCTGCTCGCGGATCGACTCGACCACACCTGCCATCACGACCTCCCGACGTCGTTCACGGTGCCACAGGTCGCTTCGCCGGGCAGATCAGATCTTGCGGAAACGCGCGTCCAGTAGCGCGAAGGCGCCGAACGCGGCGATGCCCGCCGCGAGCGCGAGGAGCATCGGGCCGCCGTACGGCTGAGCGGAGAGCGTCTTCAACGCGGCGTCGAGGCCGCTCGCCTTGGCCGGGTCGAAGGTGATCGCGGCGACGACGGTCAGCACGCCGATGGTGCCGTACGCGGCGGAGAGCGCGATCCAGCCGATCTGCCCGAGCCGGATCGTCACGGTCCTGGCCGTCCCGGTGGCACCGCCGAAGTCGAGCTCCCGCACGAAGGTCTTCCGGAAGCCGCGCTGGGCGAGGAACACCGCCACCGCCACGACGGCGACTCCGGCGAGGGTGATGAGGAGAGGCCCGTAGGACTTCGCGAGGATCCCGGCCACGAGAGAGCTTTGGCCGTCGTCGGCGCCCGCGAGGGCGATCTTCACCGCGCTGTAGGAGACGAGGCCGTAGAGCACGACTTCGATCCCGCTGACGATCCTGCGCACGGTCCGTCGGCGCGTCTTCACGTGCCGGTGCCCGGTGATCGCCTCGCCGAGCTGCCACATCGCCAGCACGGCGAGACCGGCCGCGATCAGCCACAGCAGCCACGCGCCCCCTTCGGCGACGACCAACTGCAGGGCGCCCGCCTTGTCGGCCTTCGCGTGGTCGCCGAGCGCGACCTGCGCCGCGAGCCAAGCGACGAGCAGGTGCACGACCGCGTAGCAGACCAGCCCGCCCCGGGCGATGAGGCCGAACGTCTTGCTGTCGCGCATCGGGCGATCCTCGCCGAGCCGGCGTCCGCCCACCAGGCCCGGCCGGAGCAATGTGCCCGAAATGTCGGGCAGGTCACTCTTGATCTCCACCGAGGTCGAGGGTGAAGGCTGGGTTCATCATCGGCTTTCGAGGAGTGAACATGAGTGAGGACAAGGGTTTCTACTCGATCATCGAGTACGCGGTCGACGGGCCGGAGACCCAGGCGGCGTTGGTGGAGGCGTTCGCCGAGATCCAGGACCGCTGGGTGCGGTTCTACCCGGGCTACGTTTCGGCCCGGTTCCACGCGAGCGTGGACGGGACGCGGGTCGTCAACCTGGTCAGCTGGGCGAGCGAGGCTGACTACCGGCATTTCGAGGAGACGTCCGACACCGAGGGCCGGCTCGCGGCCATCCAGGCGGCGCTCGACGGCCTGCCCGGCGAGGTCGAGTCGCGGGTGAGCGCGAACCCCCGTTACCGCGTCGTCCGGGAGACCGGCCCCGGCCCGCGGGCGGGTGACTGAGGGCCGAAGGTCCCGATCCGGAAAGGACCACGGCCACTTCCGGCCCCGGCTCCCGCGCGAAAGGCTGAGGTGACCTCCACGGGCTAGGGAGCCGCGATGATCCTCACCGAAGCACCGGTCGTCACCGCCGCGCTGGAGGCCGCCGTCCGGGCACCGTCACCCCACAACACCCAGCCGTGGCTCTTCGAAGTCGGATCGGACGTCATCGGCGTAGTCCTCGACGAGGATCGCGTACTCGAGGTCTGCGACCCGGACCGTCGTGAGGCGCGGTTGTCCTGCGGCGCGGCGTTGCTGAACCTCGAACTCGCGATCGCCGTCGCGGGACGCTCCTGCGACGTGGAGTTTCTGCCGGAGAAAGACCGGCCGGAACTGCTGGCCAGGGTGGGGATCGGGCCCCGGCACCGGGCGAGCGCGGCGGAGCAGCGGCTGGCGGCGTCGATCCGCGTGCGGTACAGCAACCGGCGGCCGTTCGCCTCGACCCCGGTGCCCGCCGGAGCCCGGCACGCGGTGCGGCGGGCCGCCGGGGACGAGGGCGCGAAACTGGTCCTGCTCGACGAGGTGGGTCTGCTGGAGGCCGTCGCGGGACTCATCCGGCGGGCGGATCACCTGCAGACCCTCGACGACCGCTTCCAGGCGGAACTCCGGGCGTGGACCAGGGAAAGCGGGGGCAACGACGGCGTCCCGGCCTACGCGGGCGGACCGCGTCCGTCGGGCGGCTTGCTTCCGGTCCGGCATCACGGGGAGAGCGAGCAGGCCCGGGAGTTCGAACGCGATCCGGTCGTCGCGGTGCTGACGACACCGACCGACGGGCCGCTCGCCCAGATCCGGGCCGGACGGGCGATGCAGCGAGCGTTGCTGACGGCGACTTCGCTCGGCCTCAGCGCGTCGTTCTACTCGCAGCCCATGGAGATCCCGTCCGCTCGCGCCGTCCTCCGATCGCTGCTCGGCGAGAACGCGCACCCGCAGGCCGTTTTCCGCCTGGGCTATGGCTTCCCGGGGTCCACCACCCCTCGCCGCCCGGTCGGCGACGTCCTCCGGATCATGCGGTAGAGGGCTCGGATCCCGAAGGCCACGAGCAGCCCGAGGACGGCCAGCCCGAACGGGCGCAGCGTGATCGTCCAAGGCCACGTCTCGCCGTCCAGCGTGAGATGTCCCGTCTCGTACTCCAAGGTCCTGGCCGTCCACCGCGTGGTC carries:
- a CDS encoding Acg family FMN-binding oxidoreductase, which translates into the protein MILTEAPVVTAALEAAVRAPSPHNTQPWLFEVGSDVIGVVLDEDRVLEVCDPDRREARLSCGAALLNLELAIAVAGRSCDVEFLPEKDRPELLARVGIGPRHRASAAEQRLAASIRVRYSNRRPFASTPVPAGARHAVRRAAGDEGAKLVLLDEVGLLEAVAGLIRRADHLQTLDDRFQAELRAWTRESGGNDGVPAYAGGPRPSGGLLPVRHHGESEQAREFERDPVVAVLTTPTDGPLAQIRAGRAMQRALLTATSLGLSASFYSQPMEIPSARAVLRSLLGENAHPQAVFRLGYGFPGSTTPRRPVGDVLRIMR
- a CDS encoding FtsX-like permease family protein; translation: MWDLAWQTTKTRLSGFVGAFVAILCGTALVAGCGVLMESGLRAGVPTQRYADAAVVVGGGQTVAPPGTGALDGQQVAEQATVPVTLTGAITAVPGVRGVVAEQSFPATVVTADGRPLTGPEGGQSLGHNWDAAVLAPFSLRDGRAPVGADEVVLDADLASRSGVTVGQRVKIAVRSAPVEFRVSGIAAPKTGDGLTRQSALFFSPEKATELAGIPGQAHAIGVLAEPGVTPGDLAEKISAAVGDKVTVATGVERSTVEFLDVSQTRMLLMALAGSFGGFALLIAVFVVASTLALVINQRRREFALLRAIAATPQQIRKLIGAETMIVASVAGVLGSGLGVAVGFGLRNAFGAIGVIPPDFELAISPIPLVAALVLGLGTARLAAWSASRRPSSIRPVEALGEAAVERRELGRVRLIVGCALVVTGLAGSMVPIFVRGEAGLAASGSSALVIVIGLGVLGPKVVALMTRLVGPVLNRTSRISGYLAAANSQANSRRLAAAVTPVMLAVSFALTMFYSQTSAAAARQEETVESTTADYVLASGTGGLSPEVAEAARRVPGVSAATPVVRTEVLNTVQEQDKLRVERYAAQGLDGAQVRGNVDPGVVSGKITDLTGNTVAMSESEADWYEKKVGDEVEFFFGDGAPAKLRLVATYTREQAFGRYVLPAELARAHTGDRMDDAVLVRQQPDADAAAVTAALNELAVRYPGLAVTPGSAVAAPANGQQDAQFYVNLVAVGVILGYVVISVANTLVMSTAQRSREFALLRLIGTTKRQVVRMMRFEALATVGVAALLGTVVAGIPLMLLNLGLRGTPLPSGTVTVFGGVIAGAILLGLVSLGLATRVALRSKPIEAIGLRE
- a CDS encoding DUF2252 domain-containing protein, yielding MAGVVESIREQGEDARQARIVEVLVEAFEDLMRADADAFRRKFRKMAAAPFAFYRGSACLFYADMAHEDDPWSNAETGRVWIQGDLHAENFGSYMDSSGTLVFDVNDFDEAYLGCFTWDLKRLAASVALLAWSKAISDDDIEALIGTYLRAYVKQVREYAERPGDELVRLQLDSTEGVLHNVLLRARLKTRIDLLDELTTVEDYDRRFRHGPGVRVLDQAEREIAIRAFESYLDTIPENKRFGSITYRVKDIVGRTGFGIGSAGLPAYNILVEGRTQALENDVVLSMKQGNVAAPSRIVAEERIRGYFTNEGHRTAVSQRALQAHADPWLGYTEIDGTGFVVSELSPYVDDLDWSELTEPSEMGPVLDYLGRATAKMHCVSDSDSEQTLVDFQSEEAIAAVIGDREDEFVRTLTEFGMAYAEQSRDDHRLFVDAFRGGKIPAVRPAAEG
- a CDS encoding antibiotic biosynthesis monooxygenase yields the protein MSEDKGFYSIIEYAVDGPETQAALVEAFAEIQDRWVRFYPGYVSARFHASVDGTRVVNLVSWASEADYRHFEETSDTEGRLAAIQAALDGLPGEVESRVSANPRYRVVRETGPGPRAGD
- a CDS encoding amidase → MSAINDLPATVQAELLASGELSARELLDATLDRVAAVNPVLNAVVSIDEERAWAAAAAADEARAAGRSLGPLHGLPLAIKDLHATAGMRTTFGSPAFADNVPDADELVVARMRAAGAVVFGKTNVPEFGAGSHTFNPVFGLTRNPYAPDRSAGGSSGGAAAALAAGMTSLADGSDMGGSLRNPASFCNVVGHRPSPGRVPTWPAKDAWFTLGVQGPMGRTVADTALLLSVQAGPDDRAPLSLAEPGSVFTAGLPTRLHGLRIAVSPDLGGLVPVDADIATVVEGQVDLLRRLGAEVVSGCPDLTGAEEVFQTFRALNYAQSAGDLVDSEPDKVKQTVRWNVAKGRALTGADIATANRLRTELFHRVRAYFDDVDAVVLPASQALPFDAELEYPKIVGGTEVENYLHWMRAAYLISATECPATAVPAGFTADGLPIGVQVVTPHHTDLRALGIAHALEKANGHTARRPA
- a CDS encoding DUF1206 domain-containing protein, producing MEIKSDLPDISGTLLRPGLVGGRRLGEDRPMRDSKTFGLIARGGLVCYAVVHLLVAWLAAQVALGDHAKADKAGALQLVVAEGGAWLLWLIAAGLAVLAMWQLGEAITGHRHVKTRRRTVRRIVSGIEVVLYGLVSYSAVKIALAGADDGQSSLVAGILAKSYGPLLITLAGVAVVAVAVFLAQRGFRKTFVRELDFGGATGTARTVTIRLGQIGWIALSAAYGTIGVLTVVAAITFDPAKASGLDAALKTLSAQPYGGPMLLALAAGIAAFGAFALLDARFRKI
- a CDS encoding ABC transporter ATP-binding protein, which produces MNSGGACALSLDSVSKVYGSGDGAVTALNGVTVEVRRGTFTAVMGPSGSGKSTFLHCAAGLDKPSSGRVLLGDTELSRMREKALTELRRTRIGFIFQAYNLLPSLNVLQNITLPLRLAGKKPDPQWLREIVEGVGIAKRLEHRPSELSGGQQQRVAIARALVTRPEVVLADEPTGALDTRTAKQVLDLLRSIVDGMGQTVLMVTHDPVAASAAHSVLFLADGKLAGHLPAPTPERVAERMTHLGEW